The region GTGGCGCGCCCGTGCCGCAGGTGCTGCTGGTGAAATTCGCCGACGGCACTTCCGAACGCGTGGTCTGGGATAACGACCAGCTGTGGCAGCGCTACACCTGGACCAAGCCCGTGAAGGCCGTCTCGGCCGAGCTGGACCCCGACCGCGTGCACTACCTCGACGTCAACAAGCTCGATGACAGCCGCACCTTGAAGGCCGACAAGTCCGCCGCGCGGCGCTGGAGCTTCGACATCGCTGCCGCCTTCCAATACCTCCTTTCCCTGATTGCCATCGTATGAGCGCCACTTCCACGACCCGGGCCAGCGGCCTGACCCTGACCACGCGCGCCAGCCGCGCCGCCCTGCAATGGCGCTTGCTGCTGCTGTGGGCCGGACTGCTGCTGATCCCCGCCATCGTCGCCGTCATTCCCGTCTGGCGCACCCTGAGCGCCAGCCTCGACAATGCCGTGCATGCGGCGGCGCTGGCGCACAAGCTCGACCTGATGACCCTGGCCGACCTGGTGGCCAATGCCAACCGCAACGGGGCTGCCATCGGCCAGGCCGCCATCGCCGGCATCATCCTGACCCTGCTGCTGTCGCCGCTGCTGAGCGGCCTGGTGGTGACGGCCGCGCGCGCGCCCACGCCGCCCCGCTTCGGTCCCCTGCTGACGGGCGCTTTCAGCGAATACGGCCGCATGCTGCGCATGCTGCTGTGGAGCATCGTGCCGCTGGGCGTGGCGCTGGCCATCGGCGCCGGCGCGCTGAAACTGGCCGACAAGCACGCGGCGCAAGCCATCCTGGAAGCCGACGCCGACCTGGTGCGTCACCTGGCCCTGCTGCTCACGGGCCTGCTGTTCCTGCTGGCCTGCATCACCGTCGATGCCGGCCGCGCGGCCCTGGCTGTCGACAAACGCCGCACCTCGGCCGTCAAGGCGTGGTGGCGGGGACTGGGCATGCTGCGCCAGCGTCCGCTGGCCTGCCTGGCCATCTATCTCGTCATCACCTTGCTGGGACTGGCGCTGTATGCGCTGCTGGGCGTGGCGCGCCTGAACCTGGCCGCGCCCGGCCCGCTGGTCATCGTGGCCGGCTGGCTGCTGACGCAGCTGGCGGTGCTGGTGCTGGCGTGGATGCGCAGCGCGCGCCTGTTCGCGCTGATCGACGTGAAACGCTCGCAAGCGTAGTCAGTGACCGAGGCGCCCTTCATCGGCAAGAAAGTCGATGAAGGTGCGCACTTTCGACGACAGGTAGCGGCGGCTCGTGTAGACGGCATACACGCTGCCGCCCGCCAGCCGGTAACCGTCGAAGAGGCGCTCCAGCCGCCCGGCCGCCAGGTCGGCATCCGTCTGCCACGACGGCAGCAGGGCGATACCCATGCCGTCGAGCGCGGCCGCATGCAGCAGGCTTTCGTTATTGCATTGCAGGACGGGCGAGAACTTCACCGTTTCGCGTCCCTGCGGCCCGTCGAAGGCCAGTTCATTTCCGTTCGATAACAAGGAATAGCTGATCATGGCGTGCTGCGCCAGGTCCTGCGGCGCCTGCAGCCGGCCCGCGCGCGCCAGGTAGGCCGGTGCGGCCACCAGGTGAAAGGCGATGCTGCCGATGGGCCGCGCGATCAGGGCCAGCGACGGTGCCTGGCTCACGCGCAGGGCCAGGTCGAAGCCCTCCTCCACCAGGTTCACCACGCGCCCGCTCAAGTCGATGTCGAACGTGACTTCCGGAAAGCGCTCGCGATAGGCCGCGAGGGTGCGCGTGAAGATGGCGTTGGCGAACCAGACGGGCGCGCTCAGGCGCAGCATGCCGCGCGGCACCACCGTCGTGCGGCCCACGGTCGCTTCCACCTCGTCGAGATTGTCGAGCATGTCGCGGCATTGCTCGAAATACACCTTGCCGATTTCCGTCAGGCTCAGGTGGCGGCTGCTGCGGTTCAGCAGGCGCGCGCCCAGGTGGCGTTCCAGGTGCATCACGTGCTTGCTGACCATGGCCGGCGACAGGTCCAGGCGTTCGCTGGCGCGC is a window of Janthinobacterium sp. 1_2014MBL_MicDiv DNA encoding:
- a CDS encoding LysR family transcriptional regulator, which produces MDTLRSMRVFRAVVELDSFVRASERLDLSPAMVSKHVMHLERHLGARLLNRSSRHLSLTEIGKVYFEQCRDMLDNLDEVEATVGRTTVVPRGMLRLSAPVWFANAIFTRTLAAYRERFPEVTFDIDLSGRVVNLVEEGFDLALRVSQAPSLALIARPIGSIAFHLVAAPAYLARAGRLQAPQDLAQHAMISYSLLSNGNELAFDGPQGRETVKFSPVLQCNNESLLHAAALDGMGIALLPSWQTDADLAAGRLERLFDGYRLAGGSVYAVYTSRRYLSSKVRTFIDFLADEGRLGH